In Hirundo rustica isolate bHirRus1 chromosome 2, bHirRus1.pri.v3, whole genome shotgun sequence, one genomic interval encodes:
- the FBXO40 gene encoding F-box only protein 40 isoform X2 codes for MIKHRAQKAPPGQHRHCERCFSRHCRAPIEVSVSCMVISCHLHCGATFHMCKEEEHKLLCPLEQVSCLNSAYGCPFSMARFKLGKHLQVCPASVVCCSMEWNRWPNVDSDTTLHKNIMKETLNEECLDTALALRDQKILFRTLKIAELFPEWRKKDELEELMDQAVGEEAGAVGGAACGSQEGNEQPELSQREREDLAKDKEGMDLGSYKTWENIFSKELLACQVTDSATSTGQKTGEASKKTASAPHAASSKGKAKEGPDGAEEGKGQKSEQVTPSRELNGLAPWQEGVLERLKKEVGVADYNMYLVHHGGMLIRFGQMAACTPREKDFVYGNLEAQEVKTVYTFKVPVSYCGKRARLGDALGHKMPTSDKSVDTSELGIKVEDLPKTNIVEATLLCALEKELKGHEISEARGIDGLFVDFATQTYSFPLESFSSSAALADILDEDSPPELHMELYTECVTRRHNKSSSAFTFTCSHFFRRDEFPSHFKNVHADIQSCLDGWFQHRCPLAYLGCPFVQNHFRPEGLKAKVIYSKPLKTFAIKPEVDALLAEPGKCNSTVDSRGRNRDLLSSLPVEVLKYIAGFLDSFSLSQLSQVSVLMRDICATLLQERGMVLLVWEKKRYSHGGTSWRARKKIWQFSSLFSRVHNWQRSDVPSMSEHLRNCPFYQAEHRTDPVLLTGMSESREQTRKTLVSTFKHRV; via the exons CACCGGGCCCAGAAAGCTCCCCCTGGGCAACACAGGCACTGTGAGCGATGCTTCAGCCGGCACTGCCGCGCACCCATTGAGGTCTCCGTGTCCTGCATGGTGATCAGCTGCCACCTCCACTGCGGGGCCACCTTCCACATGTGCAAGGAGGAGGAGCACAAATTACTCTGCCCCTTGGAGCAGGTGTCCTGCCTCAACTCGGCCTATGGCTGCCCTTTCTCCATGGCCCGCTTTAAGCTGGGGAAGCACCTCCAGGTCTGTCCAGCCAGCGTTGTCTGCTGCTCGATGGAGTGGAACCGCTGGCCGAACGTGGACTCAGACACAACCCTGCACAAGAATATTATGAAAGAGACCTTGAACGAAGAATGTCTGGACACGGCTTTGGCACTCAGAGACCAGAAGATCCTTTTCAGGACTTTGAAAATAGCTGAATTATTTCCAGAGTGGAGGAAAAAGGATGAACTGGAAGAACTAATGGATCAAGCCGTGGGTGAGGAAGCAGGTGCTGTgggaggagctgcctgtggTTCCCAAGAGGGCAATGAGCAGCCTGAGCTCAGCCAGCGTGAGCGGGAAGATTTGGCAAAGGACAAAGAGGGAATGGATCTGGGGAGTTACAAAACCTGGGAGAACATTTTCAGCAAAGAGCTTCTGGCTTGCCAGGTAACGGACTCAGCAACCAGCACGGGACAAAAGACGGGGGAGGCTTCCAAGAAAACAGCTTCAGCCCCTCATGCTGCCAGCTCCAAAGGGAAGGCAAAGGAAGGACCTGATGGTGCAGAAGAGGGAAAGGGCCAAAAGTCTGAACAAGTAACACCGAGTAGAGAACTGAATGGACTGGCTCCCTGGCAAGAAGGGGTCCTGGAGAGGCTGAAGAAGGAAGTCGGTGTAGCTGATTACAACATGTATCTGGTACATCACGGGGGAATGCTCATCCGCTTCGGCCAGATGGCTGCTTGCACTCCCAGAGAGAAAGACTTTGTCTATGGGAACTTGGAAGCCCAGGAGGTGAAGACTGTCTACACCTTCAAAGTGCCTGTTAGTTACTGTGGCAAAAGAGCACGACTGGGAGATGCGCTGGGCCACAAGATGCCAACTTCAGACAAGTCAGTGGATACCTCAGAACTGGGAATAAAGGTAGAAGACCTACCTAAGACAAACATAGTTGAAGCCAcactgctgtgtgctctggaaAAAGAGCTGAAAGGCCACGAGATCTCTGAAGCAAGAGGTATCGATGGTCTCTTTGTGGATTTTGCAACACAGACATACAGCTTTCCTTTGGAGTCCTTCTCTTCCAGCGCAGCTCTAGCAGATATTCTGGATGAAGACAGCCCACCAGAACTGCACATGGAGCTCTACACTGAATGTGTCACCAGAAGACACAACAAAAGCAGTTCAGCTTTCACGTTCACTTGCAGTCATTTCTTTAGGAGGGATGAGTTCCCATCCCACTTCAAGAATGTGCACGCTGATATCCAATCATGCCTGGATGGATGGTTCCAGCATCGCTGCCCACTGGCTTACTTGGGATGTCCTTTTGTCCAAAATCACTTCCGCCCCGAGGGACTTAAGGCCAAGGTTATTTACAGCAAGCCTCTCAAGACATTTGCTATTAAGCCAGAGGTGGATGCCCTTCTTGCTGAACCGGGCAAGTGCAATTCCACAGTAGATAGTCGAGGGAGAAACAGGGACTTGCTGAGCAGCCTCCCAGTGGAAGTGCTCAAGTACATTGCAGGATTCCTGGACAGCTTCAGTTTATCTCAGCTATCACAAGTGTCAGTGCTCATGAGGGACATCTGTGCCACTCTTCTTCAAGAGAGGGGAATGGTCCTGCTggtctgggagaaaaaaagatattcCCATGGTGGTACCTCTTGGAGAGCTCGCAAAAAG ATCTGGCAGTTCAGCAGCCTGTTCTCCAGAGTTCACAACTGGCAGCGCAGCGACGTCCCGAGCATGTCGGAGCACCTGAGGAATTGTCCCTTCTACCAGGCGGAGCACAGGACGGACCCCGTGCTGCTGACGGGCATGAGCGAATCTCGGGAGCAGACTCGAAAGACTTTGGTCTCTACTTTCAAGCACAGAGTCTGA
- the FBXO40 gene encoding F-box only protein 40 isoform X1 → MAKVLILKHRAQKAPPGQHRHCERCFSRHCRAPIEVSVSCMVISCHLHCGATFHMCKEEEHKLLCPLEQVSCLNSAYGCPFSMARFKLGKHLQVCPASVVCCSMEWNRWPNVDSDTTLHKNIMKETLNEECLDTALALRDQKILFRTLKIAELFPEWRKKDELEELMDQAVGEEAGAVGGAACGSQEGNEQPELSQREREDLAKDKEGMDLGSYKTWENIFSKELLACQVTDSATSTGQKTGEASKKTASAPHAASSKGKAKEGPDGAEEGKGQKSEQVTPSRELNGLAPWQEGVLERLKKEVGVADYNMYLVHHGGMLIRFGQMAACTPREKDFVYGNLEAQEVKTVYTFKVPVSYCGKRARLGDALGHKMPTSDKSVDTSELGIKVEDLPKTNIVEATLLCALEKELKGHEISEARGIDGLFVDFATQTYSFPLESFSSSAALADILDEDSPPELHMELYTECVTRRHNKSSSAFTFTCSHFFRRDEFPSHFKNVHADIQSCLDGWFQHRCPLAYLGCPFVQNHFRPEGLKAKVIYSKPLKTFAIKPEVDALLAEPGKCNSTVDSRGRNRDLLSSLPVEVLKYIAGFLDSFSLSQLSQVSVLMRDICATLLQERGMVLLVWEKKRYSHGGTSWRARKKIWQFSSLFSRVHNWQRSDVPSMSEHLRNCPFYQAEHRTDPVLLTGMSESREQTRKTLVSTFKHRV, encoded by the exons CACCGGGCCCAGAAAGCTCCCCCTGGGCAACACAGGCACTGTGAGCGATGCTTCAGCCGGCACTGCCGCGCACCCATTGAGGTCTCCGTGTCCTGCATGGTGATCAGCTGCCACCTCCACTGCGGGGCCACCTTCCACATGTGCAAGGAGGAGGAGCACAAATTACTCTGCCCCTTGGAGCAGGTGTCCTGCCTCAACTCGGCCTATGGCTGCCCTTTCTCCATGGCCCGCTTTAAGCTGGGGAAGCACCTCCAGGTCTGTCCAGCCAGCGTTGTCTGCTGCTCGATGGAGTGGAACCGCTGGCCGAACGTGGACTCAGACACAACCCTGCACAAGAATATTATGAAAGAGACCTTGAACGAAGAATGTCTGGACACGGCTTTGGCACTCAGAGACCAGAAGATCCTTTTCAGGACTTTGAAAATAGCTGAATTATTTCCAGAGTGGAGGAAAAAGGATGAACTGGAAGAACTAATGGATCAAGCCGTGGGTGAGGAAGCAGGTGCTGTgggaggagctgcctgtggTTCCCAAGAGGGCAATGAGCAGCCTGAGCTCAGCCAGCGTGAGCGGGAAGATTTGGCAAAGGACAAAGAGGGAATGGATCTGGGGAGTTACAAAACCTGGGAGAACATTTTCAGCAAAGAGCTTCTGGCTTGCCAGGTAACGGACTCAGCAACCAGCACGGGACAAAAGACGGGGGAGGCTTCCAAGAAAACAGCTTCAGCCCCTCATGCTGCCAGCTCCAAAGGGAAGGCAAAGGAAGGACCTGATGGTGCAGAAGAGGGAAAGGGCCAAAAGTCTGAACAAGTAACACCGAGTAGAGAACTGAATGGACTGGCTCCCTGGCAAGAAGGGGTCCTGGAGAGGCTGAAGAAGGAAGTCGGTGTAGCTGATTACAACATGTATCTGGTACATCACGGGGGAATGCTCATCCGCTTCGGCCAGATGGCTGCTTGCACTCCCAGAGAGAAAGACTTTGTCTATGGGAACTTGGAAGCCCAGGAGGTGAAGACTGTCTACACCTTCAAAGTGCCTGTTAGTTACTGTGGCAAAAGAGCACGACTGGGAGATGCGCTGGGCCACAAGATGCCAACTTCAGACAAGTCAGTGGATACCTCAGAACTGGGAATAAAGGTAGAAGACCTACCTAAGACAAACATAGTTGAAGCCAcactgctgtgtgctctggaaAAAGAGCTGAAAGGCCACGAGATCTCTGAAGCAAGAGGTATCGATGGTCTCTTTGTGGATTTTGCAACACAGACATACAGCTTTCCTTTGGAGTCCTTCTCTTCCAGCGCAGCTCTAGCAGATATTCTGGATGAAGACAGCCCACCAGAACTGCACATGGAGCTCTACACTGAATGTGTCACCAGAAGACACAACAAAAGCAGTTCAGCTTTCACGTTCACTTGCAGTCATTTCTTTAGGAGGGATGAGTTCCCATCCCACTTCAAGAATGTGCACGCTGATATCCAATCATGCCTGGATGGATGGTTCCAGCATCGCTGCCCACTGGCTTACTTGGGATGTCCTTTTGTCCAAAATCACTTCCGCCCCGAGGGACTTAAGGCCAAGGTTATTTACAGCAAGCCTCTCAAGACATTTGCTATTAAGCCAGAGGTGGATGCCCTTCTTGCTGAACCGGGCAAGTGCAATTCCACAGTAGATAGTCGAGGGAGAAACAGGGACTTGCTGAGCAGCCTCCCAGTGGAAGTGCTCAAGTACATTGCAGGATTCCTGGACAGCTTCAGTTTATCTCAGCTATCACAAGTGTCAGTGCTCATGAGGGACATCTGTGCCACTCTTCTTCAAGAGAGGGGAATGGTCCTGCTggtctgggagaaaaaaagatattcCCATGGTGGTACCTCTTGGAGAGCTCGCAAAAAG ATCTGGCAGTTCAGCAGCCTGTTCTCCAGAGTTCACAACTGGCAGCGCAGCGACGTCCCGAGCATGTCGGAGCACCTGAGGAATTGTCCCTTCTACCAGGCGGAGCACAGGACGGACCCCGTGCTGCTGACGGGCATGAGCGAATCTCGGGAGCAGACTCGAAAGACTTTGGTCTCTACTTTCAAGCACAGAGTCTGA